In one window of Episyrphus balteatus chromosome 3, idEpiBalt1.1, whole genome shotgun sequence DNA:
- the LOC129915455 gene encoding uncharacterized protein LOC129915455 isoform X3, with product MVIGDTDGAAVPEGVNTLAHPSGIPQDKIDNIMSGISNTGAVKMNNHRKKLRQRFDIIKKLGQGTYGKVQLGINKETGQEVAIKTIKKCKIEAEADLVRIRREVQIMSSVQHPNIIHIYEVFENREKMVLVMEFAAGGELYDYLSERKVLNEEEARRIFRQVSTAVYYCHKHKICHRDLKLENILLDENGNAKIADFGLSNVFDEQRLLSTFCGSPLYASPEIVEGTPYQGPEVDCWSLGVLLYTLVYGSMPFDGSNFKRLVKQISQGDYYEPKKPSRASSLIREMLTVCPRKRATIEQICSHWWVNENDNVSCLDLAENLANQTPVRLDVLLSLSPPSVHAEQLVVPNADTNTKANERVPRSHSVGSIRDMGNTEAERRILDMVAAGGEAALMPSPTRTITPAQSPVQVKRKLVTTVSTESAAGAVKKKERPMEGAVANEANEQPEPPTKMDVTESVVETESNKTPTAGGEFSKQDMKLVENLCNQLMQDTPPQVPPPSVPPSSQIPSDQQQQQTLARQKTAAKLDAVTEAIEEAHPEENSATKVIKKFVNKHKTADLVAALNKISPEKTTDDAVKAHAMSHVRKSSLPDESLNKFVADRRKSRILETAEKFQNMGGSNIEKPKNFSAISGVSVGNFKKEFERKASLTSVPTSAERRALEKRSESVTKDQTAEPQIASKKETSSKLPPSEVVSSSGVNNNSQPLSPSNSVEESGSKNSITNFSLEEARRSMENSIALLKQAQNESSKEVDQLCAKTENVAVSDDHLTERERKLKNARAIIGNAIQPASPTMGEPPQQPQPPPGTVKTSRAEITLKSATLPRRKPTTKTEIQLDIKPRIMEQSPMRFTTEMQHPVPDLRSAPVREGPYSPLSQSIHQRATSLEPTREQSREHIIPIQRPPVYTRTSSNTTTRSGSLSRQSTLESESDITSTNQSQSTITGSSQPIKKSPREFIIPIAVEGGGYITPRAGSIEPSESSQTTTSGSTFSRIRPRRIGLLSEADEENLQFPKIRTASITREGGEDEPRFTLHRLRSSRPVKKASQENDSQSSGEEDDDDGFEILTAENLFSTLLQRVRALTNRLNVNNDFTSGFPNSSRLLSNMRQNQSPFWNQEPFARSQFNYSYTSETVEETKQTRLTGPSNVGAPWRHSMSRDLGNDMESMFSRTGATLPRGNKKKSPKLIENKDTASSLPASTDEPLDLADLDLSRLRLSKKDLETLSSITPGLPKCFQEQLLAKLPPTQARKLSRTLSMQNSTHVPTVRVYKRSQSGGRNMTTVDSERYTPGELRSEIENKKIANDSKSNFLKMSDSSRDEGSDRSHSLIYRRSLSRGRYDYENVQDLKNRSHSVCRVSDDTSKSLCSSYSSDVSEKYKYYSPYLTKGRDSESSSISPYKRYDSISPRESCLSPTKEFSNRLVGGECLSPTSESQGNLSNHRRYARYLRQESGGLDENRSSVEKKPRGERETHSVLREIKEKSRESSRDRLSQSMELDPTLGIETERKPETTTTTLRHVRNKSLEIYADSNKETSSNGTHVRSKSRDLPPDSSLQKEEIASKILEELQALSSAKTRKDKTEETSSSAASREVTSEKVIVKKIRKIKPKEKSLDSAVPSATAEVAPSGATDKEVKTTVVKKVKKVIKRTETKQGEEKTSSRTLQPESSTSKSDLEKPKRESKLKRPKSFPTKDGEKPTEPQNGSIENNNDSSTIESTTTTKIPQTKTANVDTSPEGRSEPKLIRPKSYPASKLTPPKDIKRILSSPPEKDATNNIIKQIPKRSSVSEEKSIIAKSSDSSSPIESKPLTTTVKRVVKVTRKSKITSPTLTPRISTDNGDSKTAENSPSEGGTMSFKDKSPEKKVGKGLLYAIGQKFEKLRDSAKSQKKTVTKVTTSANALNNLKTPDDVPKEKLTLLKKKKAKSTGECCEKSDEKTDEKPIKTETRRSRIDAMIRSLRDRSVPRTPVLTESNLIKRAVSVEEMPGTFNKCAVNRVLGLFKRFEKDGGGDRKVRSTRSTSNIERQLHKSESPIYQNRDRPKSSGFLSKVTKNSNNVILVSKSEDQNGYQPQVHILTNNKKKEIPSNDSCPDCKQQDQEPINKNISSKTTLEKDELLQTAKIINKDNIKDKRKTLVLDFTKLDKIDNNLASAMRQNNSSTINGNTVHNNTTSYNDNATCNNNNIRTSSHEINRNHIYTPQNDNATNYSSDSRSYQDDCASTSTFLSPTDEPELCFDNWSVCSEDNYMLATPSPTVSRLSRTSHYSSPTHGDGNESVIDRIKRRSFYSRFNEKRPKRQSTIVGPGARDYYRESSITSSKPKPSSDRQPSPDITKEFFRPLKLSPAGSELKPPIYRSTPATTTSDTSKSSTSSRRFENLHSTSSPSFLSKRYTTDNDYLGNSSSIGRTKPTSTYEQNGSSLTQPTSFYSTYNPKRRSSYNLNGSVPGSSVTNHNVDGYATVGRRSTLRPYDHRTMSLLDPIGHQSSTSMIGTYRRDYRTPIGADLGSYSRSRSNYRSTSVTRSPTNI from the exons ATGGTGATAGGTGATACAGATGGTGCTGCGGTACCGGAAGGCGTCAATACATTGGCGCATCCCTCCGGTATTCCGCAAGATAAGATTGACAATATAATGAGCGGCATTAGCAATACGGGTGCTGTAAAAATGAATAATCACAGAAAGAAATTGCGACAaag ATTTGATATTATAAAGAAACTTGGACAAGGTACATATGGTAAAGTTCAGTTGGGCATTAATAAAGAAACTGGACAAGAAGTTGCAATTaagacaataaaaaaatgtaaaatagaagcCGAAGCTGATTTGGTGCGCATTCGGAGAGAAGTTCAAATTATGAGCTCAGTACAGCATCCAAATATAATACACATTTATGAAG tcTTTGAAAACCGTGAAAAAATGGTTCTAGTCATGGAATTTGCTGCTGGCGGAGAACTATACGATTATTTGTCAGAACGTAAAGTCCTAAATGAAGAAGAAGCTCGACGAATATTCCGTCAAGTATCCACCGCTGTTTACTATTgccataaacataaaatttgtcatcgtgatttaaaattagaaaatatattacTTGATGAAAATGGCAATGCTAAA ATTGCCGATTTTGGTTTATCAAATGTATTCGATGAACAACGACTCCTATCAACATTTTGTGGTTCACCATTGTATGCATCGCCAGAAATTGTCGAAGGTACACCATATCAGGGGCCTGAAGTCGATTGTTGGTCATTGGGTGTATTACTCTACACTTTGGTCTATGGATCAATGCCATTCGATGGATCAAATTTTAAACGACTTGTTAAACAAATCAGTCAAGGTGATTACTATGAACCAAAAAAGCCATCTAGAGCTTCATCATTGATCAGAGAAATGTTGACAGTTTGTCCGCGTAAGAGGGCAACCATTGAACAAATTTGTAGCCACTG GTGGGTGAATGAAAACGATAATGTGTCATGTTTGGATCTAGCTGAGAATCTTGCTAACCAAACACCCGTTCGATTGGATGTCCTATTGTCACTATCGCCTCCATCAGTTCATGCAGAACAACTGGTTGTTCCAAATGCAGACACAAATACCAAGGCTAATGAGAGAGTACCACGAAGTCATTCGGTGGGTTCGATTAGGGATATGGGAAACACAGAAGCAGAGAGACGAATCCTAGATATGGTTGCAG ctgGCGGAGAAGCTGCATTAATGCCATCACCAACTCGCACAATAACACCGGCTCAAAGCCCCGTACAAGTCAAGCGAAAACTTGTGACGACAGTCTCAACAGAAAGCGCCGCTGGTGCAGTTAAGAAAAAAGAACGCCCTATGGAAGGAGCTGTGGCTAATGAAGCCAATGAACAGCCCGAACCGCCTACAAAAATGGACGTAACTGAGAGTGTTGTAGAGACTGAAAGTAATAAAACACCAACGGCAGGTGGTGAATTCTCGAAACAAGACATGAAATTGGTTGAGAATTTGTGTAATCAATTGATGCAAGATACACCACCTCAGGTACCACCACCATCCGTACCGCCATCATCACAAATACCCTCagatcaacaacaacaacaaacattgGCTCGACAAAAGACGGCTGCTAAATTAGATGCAGTCACAGAAGCAATTGAAGAAGCACATCCCGAAGAAAATAGCGCCACAAAGGTTATTAAAAAGTTTGTCAACAAACACAAGACCGCTGATCTTGTGGCAGCCTTAAATAAAATCTCTCCCGAGAAGACTACCGATGATGCAGTTAAAGCACATGCAATGTCACACGTTCGAAAGAGTAGCCTTCCCGATGAATCGCTCAATAAATTTGTTGCGGATCGTCGAAAATCACGTATTCTAGAAACGGCggaaaagtttcaaaatatgGGAGGCTCAAATATTGAAAAACCAAAGAATTTCTCGGCGATATCCGGTGTTAGTGTGGGTAATTTTAAGAAAGAATTCGAAAGAAAAGCTTCACTTACGAGTGTGCCAACATCGGCAGAACGTCGTGCACTCGAAAAACGATCCGAATCGGTTACTAAAGATCAAACAGCTGAACCCCAAATTGCATCAAAGAAGGAGACTTCTTCGAAATTACCACCATCAGAGGTGGTGTCATCATCTGGAGTAAACAATAACTCACAGCCATTATCACCCAGCAATTCAGTGGAAGAAAGTGGTTCAAAGAATTCAATTACAAACTTTTCTCTCGAAGAGGCCAGACGTTCAATGGAGAATTCAATTGCATTACTCAAACAGGCTCAAAATGAATCATCCAAAGAAGTCGATCAATTGTGTGCAAAGACGGAAAATGTTGCTGTGTCCGATGATCATTTGACAGAACGAGAAAGGAAACTTAAGAATGCCCGAGCAATTATTGGCAATGCAATACAACCAG CATCCCCCACAATGGGTGAACCACCGCAACAACCTCAGCCACCACCAGGAACTGTTAAAACTTCACGTGCTGAAATTACTCTTAAATCAGCAACTCTCCCGCGGCGTAAACCAACTACAAAAACCGAAATTCAATTGGACATTAAACCTAGAATTATGGAGCAATCACCAATGCGTTTTACCACCGAAATGCAACATCCAGTGCCCGATCTACGAAGTGCACCTGTACGTGAGGGACCATATAGTCCATTGTCTCAATCCATACATCAAAGAGCTACAAGTTTGGAACCGACACGAGAACAATCCAGAGAACATATTATACCAATTCAAAGGCCTCCGGTTTATACACGAACAAGTTCCAACACAACAACAAG GTCAGGATCATTGTCACGACAATCGACTCTTGAATCTGAGTCAGATATTACTTCAACAAATCAGTCACAATCAACTATTACTGGTTCCTCTCAGCCAATTAAGAAAAGTCCTCGTGAATTTATTATACCAATTGCTGTGGAAGGTGGTGGTTATATAACCCCTAGGGCAGGTAGTATTGAACCATCTGAATCTAGCCAGACAACGACAAGTGGATCTACATTTAGTCGTATTAGACCAAGACGTATTGG gctTTTGTCAGAAGCAGACGAAGAAAATCTTCAATTCCCTAAAATCAGAACGGCTTCGATAACCAGGGAGGGAGGAGAAGATGAGCCAAGGTTTACACTTCATCGACTAAG GAGTTCCCGGCCAGTAAAGAAAGCCAGTCAAGAGAATGATTCACAAAGTTCTGGTGAGGAAGACGACGATGATGGCTTTGAAATTCTTACAGCTGAGAATCTATTCTCAACTCTCTTACAACGA gtcCGAGCATTAACAAATCGACTGAATGTGAATAATGACTTTACGTCTGGATTTCCAAATTCAAGTCGTTTACTAAGCAATATGCGACAAAATCAAAGTCCATTTTGGAATCAGGAGCCATTCGCAAG ATCACAATTTAATTATTCATATACAAGTGAAACAGTTGAAGAAACAAAGCAAAC tcgATTAACGGGCCCAAGTAATGTTGGAGCACCATGGCGCCATAGTATGTCGCGTGATCTGGGTAACGATATGGAATCAATGTTTTCTCGAACCGGCGCAACATTGCCTAGAG gaaacaaaaaaaagagtccgaaattaattgaaaacaaagATACTGCCTCCTCTTTACCAGCATCTACCGATGAACCATTAGATTTGGCCGATTTAGATCTATCTCGATTGCGTTTGAGTAAAAAAGATTTAGAAACTCTATCAAGCATAACACCAGGTTTACCAAAATGCTTTCAAGAACAACTTCTAGCCAAGTTACCACCAACACAAGCACGAAAATTATCACGTACTTTATCAATGCAAAATAGCACTCACGTTCCTACTGTTCGAGTTTACAAACGTAGTCAAAGTGGTGGTAGAAATATGACCACTGTAGACTCTGAACGATATACCCCAGGTGAATTAAGAtcagaaattgaaaataaaaaaattgccaacgactctaaatcgaattttttgaaaatgagcgaTAGTTCCCGTGATGAGGGTTCTGATCGATCTCATAGTCTGATTTATCGACGCAGTCTGAGTCGAGGACGTTATGATTACGAAAATGTTCAAGACTTGAAAAATCGAAGCCATAGCGTTTGTCGGGTTTCTGACGATACCAGCAAATCCTTATGCTCATCATATTCAAGTGATGTGAGTGAGAAATATAAATACTACTCGCCATATCTCACCAAGGGACGGGATTCAGAAAGTTCCTCAATATCGCCGTACAAACGTTACGATAGTATATCGCCACGTGAAAGCTGTTTAAGTCCTACCAAAGAATTCAGCAACCGTTTGGTTGGTGGCGAATGCTTGTCACCGACATCCGAAAGCCAAGGCAATCTTTCGAATCATCGCCGATATGCAAGGTATTTACGACAAGAATCTGGAGGTTTGGACGAAAATCGTTCAAGTGTTGAGAAAAAACCCCGAGGAGAACGTGAAACTCACAGTGTTTTGCgtgaaattaaagaaaaaagtcgTGAATCTAGTCGTGATCGGCTAAGTCAAAGCATGGAACTTGATCCGACACTTGGTATTGAGACTGAACGAAAAccagaaacaacaacaacaactctaCGTCATGTTCGtaataaaagtcttgaaataTATGCTGACTCTAATAAAGAAACCTCCTCCAATGGAACTCATGTTCGTTCGAAATCTCGAGACCTACCCCCAGACAGTTCTCtacaaaaagaagaaattgCTTCGAAAATTCTCGAAGAGCTTCAAGCTCTCTCCTCTGCAAAAACACGAAAAGACAAAACTGAAGAAACATCTAGCAGTGCTGCCTCCCGAGAAGTCACCTCCGAGAAAGTCATagtcaaaaaaataagaaaaatcaaaCCCAAAGAAAAGTCTTTAGATTCAGCGGTACCTTCAGCCACTGCTGAAGTGGCTCCATCTGGTGCCACTGATAAAGAAGTCAAAACAACTGttgtgaaaaaagttaaaaaagttattaaacgTACTGAAACAAAACAAGGAGAAGAAAAGACTAGTAGTAGAACACTTCAACCCGAATCCTCGACTTCCAAGTCTGATTTAGAAAAACCCAAACGTGAATCTAAACTTAAGCGTCCTAAATCCTTTCCCACTAAAGATGGTGAAAAACCTACTGAGCCTCAAAATGGttcaattgaaaataataatgacTCATCGACAATTGAATCGACAACGACGACAAAAATTCCACAAACTAAGACTGCCAATGTTGATACATCGCCAGAAGGTCGTAGTGAACCTAAATTGATTAGACCAAAAAGTTATCCCGCCTCAAAATTAACACCACCAAAAGATATTAAACGTATATTATCTAGTCCCCCCGAAAAAGATGCaacaaataatattattaaacaAATTCCTAAGCGCTCAAGTGTATCTGAAGAAAAGTCTATAATTGCCAAGAGTAGTGATTCATCATCACCTATCGAATCGAAGCCATTAACAACGACTGTTAAAAGAGTTGTTAAAGTAAcaagaaaatccaaaatcacAAGTCCCACTTTGACCCCAAGGATTTCAACTGATAATGGTGACTCGAAAACAGCTGAAAATAGTCCTTCCGAAGGAGGAACAATGTCATTCAAAGATAAATCTCCTGAGAAAAAAGTTGGCAAAGGTCTACTCTATGCTATAggacaaaaattcgaaaaactTCGAGACTCGGCgaaaagtcaaaagaaaacTGTTACCAAAGTAACAACTAGTGCTAATGCATTGAACAATCTAAAAACTCCAGACGATGTgccaaaagaaaaattaactttgttgaagaagaaaaaagccAAATCCACCGGAGAGTGTTGCGAGAAGAGTGATGAAAAGACTGAtgaaaaacctataaaaaccgAGACTCGTCGTTCGAGAATCGATGCTATGATACGATCGTTACGAGATCGTTCTGTACCCCGAACACCGGTCTTAACCGAATCAAATCTTATCAAAAGAGCTGTGAGTGTTGAAGAAATGCCTGGTACTTTCAATAAATGTGCTGTCAATCGTGTCTTGGGTCTTTTTAAGAGATTCGAAAAAGATGGCGGTGGTGATAGGAAAGTTCGAAGTACTCGTTCGACGAGTAATATTGAAAGACAATTGCACAAATCCGAATCACCAATCTATCAGAACCGTGATCGTCCTAAATCTAGTGGTTTCCTATCAAAGGTTACTAAGAATTCAAATAATGTCATCTTAGTAAGTAAATCAGAGGACCAAAATGGTTATCAGCCTCAGGTGCATATCTTGACGAACAATAAAAAGAAGGAAATTCCTTCAAATGACTCATGTCCTGATTGCAAACAGCAAGATCAGGaaccaataaataaaaatatctccTCTAAAACTACATTGGAGAAAGACGAACTACTACAAACTGCCAAAATCATCAATAAAGATAACATTAAAGATAAACGGAAGACTTTAGTACTGGACTTTACAAAGCTTGATAAAATTGACAATAATCTTGCCTCAGCAATGCGTCAAAATAATTCGTCAACGATCAATGGCAATACCGTCCATAACAATACAACATCATACAACGATAATGCCACATGTAATAACAATAACATTAGAACTTCATCACACGAAATTAATCGTAATCACATTTATACACCACAAAATGACAATGCTACAAATTACTCGTCGGATTCGAGAAGCTATCAAGATGATTGTGCCTCAACGAGTACATTCTTATCGCCAACTGATGAGCCAGAGCTTTGTTTTGATAATTGGTCAGtgtgttcggaagataattacATGTTGGCAACCCCTTCACCGACTGTTTCTCGGTTATCAAGGACATCTCATTATTCATCACCAACTCACGGTGATGGTAATGAGAGTGTTATTGACCGTATTAAGCGAAGAAGCTTTTATAGTCGATTTAATGAGAAACGACCAAAGCGTCAGAGTACGATTGTTGGTCCTGGAGCTCGTGATTATTATCGAGAATCTTCAATTACTTCAAGTAAACCAAAACCATCAAGCGATAGACAACCATCGCCTGATATTACTAAGGAATTCTTTAGACCACTTAAACTTAGTCCAGCTGGAAGTGAACTTAAACCTCCAATTTATAGATCGACACCAGCTACAACTACATCTGATACTTCTAAATCATCTACATCGTCTAGAAGATTTGAAAATCTTCATTCAACGTCTTCACCTAGTTTCCTATCGAAACGTTATACTACAGATAATGATTATTTGGGAAATAGTAGTTCAATAGGGAGGACAAAACCAACAAGTACTTATGAACAAAATGGTTCGTCATTAACTCAGCCCACATCGttttatagtacttataatccGAAACGAAGATCTTCGTATAATTTGAATGGAAGTGTTCCGGGGTCGAGTGTTACCAATCATAATGTCGATGGGTATGCAACAGTTGGTAGACGTTCTACTCTTAGGCCATATGATCATCGAACAATGTCATTGCTCGATCCGATTGGACATCAGAGTTCAACATCGATGATTGGAACTTATAGACGTGATTATAGGACTCCGATTGGTGCTGATCTCGGAAGTTATTCAAG ATCTAGATCAAATTATCGTTCCACATCGGTGACGCGCAGTCCAACAAACATTTGA